In Gemmatimonadota bacterium, a single genomic region encodes these proteins:
- the mltG gene encoding endolytic transglycosylase MltG — protein sequence MPRRVVIPSGSSFRVAADSLERRGVVHFPRAFRAYAAWTKRDRSIRAGTYEFRSSQGWGEILDALAAGRGLVHTFTIPEGFALSSIVPIIAKSLEVPPESVTVAARDTALRHRLDIPTPTLEGYLYPDTYTFPPGATARDAVERMVERFEEVWKPAWDSAARAMAMSRNDVMALAAIIEKEARIPEERPVISAVYHNRLKIGMRLQADPTVQFALGRHVERVLYKDLEIDSRYNTYKYAGLPPGPIASPGAPSIEAAVFPANVPYLYFVAHPDGHHEFRTTFREHTEAIRQVRAGRAGAASRAKSR from the coding sequence GTGCCGCGTCGGGTCGTGATCCCGTCCGGCTCGAGCTTCCGGGTCGCCGCCGACTCGCTCGAGCGGCGCGGCGTGGTGCACTTCCCACGCGCCTTTCGCGCATACGCCGCCTGGACCAAGCGCGATCGTTCCATCCGGGCCGGAACCTACGAGTTCCGCAGCAGTCAGGGGTGGGGCGAGATCCTCGACGCACTCGCGGCGGGCCGCGGACTCGTGCACACCTTCACGATCCCGGAGGGATTCGCCCTTTCCTCGATCGTTCCCATCATCGCGAAGTCGCTCGAGGTTCCGCCGGAGTCGGTGACGGTGGCGGCGCGCGACACCGCGCTCCGGCATCGCCTCGACATTCCGACGCCGACGCTCGAGGGGTACCTGTATCCAGACACCTACACCTTTCCGCCAGGCGCAACCGCGCGTGACGCCGTGGAGCGCATGGTCGAGCGCTTCGAGGAGGTGTGGAAGCCGGCGTGGGACTCGGCGGCGCGCGCGATGGCCATGTCGCGAAACGACGTGATGGCGCTCGCCGCCATCATCGAGAAGGAGGCGCGAATCCCCGAGGAGCGCCCGGTGATCTCGGCGGTGTACCACAATCGCCTGAAGATCGGGATGCGGCTGCAGGCCGACCCGACCGTGCAGTTCGCGTTAGGCAGGCACGTGGAGCGCGTGCTGTACAAGGATCTCGAGATCGACTCGCGCTACAACACCTACAAGTACGCAGGGCTTCCGCCCGGACCGATCGCCTCGCCCGGTGCGCCGAGCATCGAGGCCGCCGTCTTCCCGGCCAACGTTCCGTACTTGTACTTCGTCGCACACCCGGATGGTCACCACGAGTTTCGCACGACCTTTCGCGAGCATACCGAGGCGATCCGCCAGGTACGAGCGGGACGTGCGGGGGCCGCGTCACGGGCGAAGTCGCGCTGA
- the ruvX gene encoding Holliday junction resolvase RuvX: protein MVQTRLMAVDYGERRIGLAVSDPTRTIASPAGFILRRLGKRPPIAEIIRRATAVEAGGFVLGLPLDGEGDETDRSREVRRIAAELEKRTGLPVQLIDERFSSAAALRAIREMGGSTRGRKGDVDALAATILLQQVLGMGTNRYGAHDEDDGDDVGEP from the coding sequence GTGGTGCAGACCCGCCTGATGGCGGTCGACTACGGCGAGCGCCGCATCGGCCTGGCGGTGAGCGATCCCACACGGACCATCGCATCGCCCGCCGGCTTCATCCTGCGCCGACTGGGCAAGCGTCCACCGATTGCCGAGATCATCCGCCGCGCCACCGCTGTCGAAGCGGGAGGCTTCGTGCTGGGACTACCGCTCGATGGCGAGGGCGATGAGACGGATCGCTCGCGCGAAGTCCGACGCATCGCCGCCGAACTCGAGAAGCGCACGGGGCTTCCCGTGCAGCTGATCGACGAGCGATTCTCCTCGGCGGCGGCGCTGCGCGCGATTCGTGAGATGGGGGGCTCGACGCGCGGTCGAAAGGGGGACGTCGATGCGCTCGCCGCGACGATCCTGCTGCAGCAGGTGCTGGGGATGGGAACGAATCGGTACGGAGCGCACGATGAGGATGATGGAGATGATGTGGGTGAGCCGTAG
- the rho gene encoding transcription termination factor Rho, whose translation MDIVELKRKSVAELLELATDLSLQETSGLRKQDLIFRIEQRLLDQQVVLRGEGVLEILAEGYGFLRSQDWSYLHGPDDIYVSPSQIKRFDLRTGDTIRGEVRPPKQWERYLALLKVDLVNGDDPDPSRPRLIFDNLRPRYPDQRLRLENGDLSMRVVDLIAPIGKGQRGLIVAPPRAGKTILLQKMANAIADNHPEVSLIVLLIDERPEEVTDFHESVPKAEVISSTFDEPPDRHVQVAEMVIEKAKRLVEHGKDVVILLDSITRLARAHNSVIPQSGKILSGGLDASAMQKPKRFFGSARKIDDGGSLTIIATALIETGSRMDEVIFEEFKGTGNMELVLSREIANRRVFPAIDINKSGTRKEELLLDREEMNRVYLLRTFLGDMPPDDSISFLLKQLVRSKTNREFFSQMAQG comes from the coding sequence GTGGACATCGTCGAACTCAAACGGAAGTCTGTCGCCGAACTCCTCGAGCTCGCGACAGATCTGAGCCTGCAAGAGACGTCTGGTCTCCGGAAGCAGGACCTGATTTTTCGCATCGAGCAGCGCCTGCTCGATCAACAGGTCGTGCTCCGTGGCGAGGGGGTCCTCGAGATCCTCGCCGAAGGCTACGGGTTCCTGCGCAGCCAGGACTGGAGCTACCTGCACGGCCCCGATGACATCTATGTCTCGCCGTCGCAGATCAAGCGCTTCGATCTCCGCACCGGCGACACCATTCGCGGGGAAGTCCGTCCGCCCAAGCAGTGGGAGCGCTATCTCGCGCTCCTCAAGGTCGATCTCGTCAACGGCGATGATCCCGACCCGTCTCGCCCGCGCCTCATCTTCGACAACCTCCGCCCGCGCTATCCCGACCAGCGCTTGCGGCTGGAGAACGGCGACCTGTCGATGCGCGTCGTCGACCTCATCGCCCCGATCGGCAAGGGGCAGCGTGGGCTCATCGTCGCCCCGCCGCGCGCGGGCAAGACGATCCTGCTGCAGAAGATGGCCAACGCCATCGCCGACAATCACCCCGAGGTCTCGCTCATCGTCCTCCTCATCGACGAGCGCCCCGAAGAGGTGACCGACTTCCACGAGTCGGTGCCGAAGGCGGAGGTCATCAGCTCGACGTTCGACGAGCCCCCCGACCGTCACGTGCAAGTCGCCGAGATGGTGATCGAGAAGGCCAAGCGACTGGTCGAGCACGGCAAGGACGTCGTCATCCTGCTCGACTCCATCACGCGCCTCGCGCGCGCCCACAATTCGGTCATCCCGCAGTCGGGGAAGATCCTCTCGGGCGGACTCGATGCGTCCGCGATGCAGAAGCCCAAGCGCTTCTTCGGATCGGCGCGCAAGATCGATGATGGCGGCTCGCTCACGATCATCGCGACCGCTCTCATCGAGACCGGCTCGCGCATGGACGAGGTGATCTTCGAGGAGTTCAAGGGGACCGGCAACATGGAGCTCGTCCTCAGCCGCGAGATCGCCAACCGACGCGTCTTCCCTGCGATCGACATCAACAAGTCGGGGACGCGAAAGGAAGAGCTGCTGCTCGACCGCGAGGAGATGAATCGCGTGTACCTGCTGCGCACCTTCCTGGGTGACATGCCCCCGGACGACAGCATCTCGTTCCTGCTGAAGCAACTCGTGCGATCGAAGACCAATCGCGAGTTCTTCTCGCAGATGGCGCAGGGGTAG
- a CDS encoding HDOD domain-containing protein, translating into MSTATTPDAKSQESLVDVFVARQPIFDRRGELYAYELLYRRTGAHTAADGVTADVMASEVLVHAFLNIGLDRLTGGHLAFLNFTRDMLLRGMHQLFDPAAVVIELLESVTPDPEVVDACHALVGAGYTLALDDFEYTPEFEPLLRLAKIIKLDVLNKGEDELRAAYDRVAPYGGTILAERVETQAIHGSCAALGYGLFQGYYFSKPETLARRDLSAAQITILRLMNLLRDPNTTDAALEEAFRGDVSLTYKLLRTVNSASMGGRGIESIRHAVRMVGRAELHKWLSLLLVTSVAGRGGTDAELVRLAIQRARFCEMVAMQGRDRRSAEALFMVGLFSLLDAILKVPLHEVLHRIDLADEVRRALLARSGPYAPTLALVEAYERASWPVVAAEAETIGLDTSLLGDLYFESVRWTRDRIEMAA; encoded by the coding sequence GTGAGTACAGCCACCACACCTGACGCGAAGTCCCAGGAGTCCCTGGTCGATGTCTTCGTCGCCCGCCAGCCGATCTTCGACCGTCGCGGCGAGCTCTACGCTTACGAGCTGCTCTATCGTCGGACGGGGGCGCACACCGCCGCGGACGGCGTGACCGCCGACGTCATGGCCAGTGAGGTGCTGGTCCACGCGTTCCTCAATATCGGGCTCGACCGCCTCACCGGGGGGCATCTCGCCTTCCTCAACTTCACGCGCGACATGCTCCTGCGCGGGATGCACCAGCTCTTCGATCCCGCCGCCGTCGTGATCGAGCTGCTGGAGAGCGTGACGCCGGACCCCGAGGTGGTGGATGCGTGCCACGCGTTGGTGGGGGCGGGCTACACGCTCGCCCTCGATGACTTCGAGTACACGCCGGAGTTCGAGCCGCTCTTGCGGCTGGCGAAGATCATCAAGCTCGATGTCCTCAACAAGGGCGAGGATGAGCTGCGCGCCGCCTACGACCGGGTCGCCCCCTATGGCGGGACGATCCTGGCCGAGCGGGTGGAGACGCAGGCGATCCACGGTTCCTGTGCCGCGTTAGGCTACGGCCTCTTTCAGGGCTACTACTTCAGCAAGCCCGAGACGCTGGCCCGCCGCGACCTCTCGGCGGCCCAGATCACCATCCTGCGCCTGATGAACCTCCTGCGCGACCCGAACACGACGGACGCCGCCCTCGAGGAGGCGTTCCGCGGCGACGTGTCGCTCACCTACAAGCTCCTGCGCACCGTCAACTCGGCCTCCATGGGCGGGCGCGGGATCGAGTCGATTCGACATGCCGTGCGCATGGTCGGGCGGGCGGAACTCCACAAGTGGCTCTCGCTCCTCCTGGTGACCTCCGTGGCGGGACGCGGGGGCACGGACGCCGAGTTGGTGCGCCTGGCCATCCAGCGCGCGCGCTTCTGCGAAATGGTGGCGATGCAGGGACGCGACCGACGCAGTGCAGAAGCGCTGTTCATGGTCGGGCTGTTCTCGCTGCTCGACGCGATCCTCAAGGTGCCGTTGCACGAGGTCCTGCACCGGATCGACCTGGCCGACGAGGTGCGACGCGCCCTGCTGGCGCGGAGCGGCCCCTACGCCCCGACGCTCGCGCTGGTGGAGGCCTACGAGCGCGCCTCGTGGCCGGTGGTGGCTGCGGAGGCCGAGACGATCGGGCTCGACACGTCGTTGCTGGGGGATCTCTACTTCGAGTCCGTGCGCTGGACGCGGGACCGGATCGAGATGGCGGCGTAG
- a CDS encoding OmpA family protein — protein sequence MAKGGGKVVIVKKIKKGGHGHHGGSWKVAYADFVTAMMAFFMVMWILGMDDQTKKAIEGYFSSPVGFKKGYSSGSSPLSSGSSPAAIKREAVQIALRQLQAKRFEAVQAHLRGSMDSIAAIGKLKAKVEITVTRNGLRIELIEDEQGDTFFGMASAVMTEQGHVALQAIASELTGLENPVVIEGHTDAARYANTAYTNWELSGDRANAARRILEQYGLDPARIIEVTGHSDKQLKYPNDPLNPSNRRISILLPFLDPPDTPSVDQLKERIESNATKPS from the coding sequence GTGGCCAAGGGCGGCGGCAAGGTCGTCATCGTCAAGAAGATCAAGAAGGGGGGCCACGGCCACCACGGTGGATCGTGGAAGGTCGCCTACGCCGACTTCGTGACCGCGATGATGGCCTTCTTCATGGTCATGTGGATCCTGGGCATGGATGACCAGACCAAGAAGGCGATCGAGGGATACTTCTCGAGCCCGGTCGGGTTCAAGAAGGGCTATTCCTCGGGCTCGAGCCCCCTGTCGTCCGGCAGCTCCCCCGCCGCGATCAAGCGCGAGGCCGTGCAGATCGCCCTCCGCCAGCTGCAGGCCAAGCGATTCGAGGCCGTCCAGGCGCACCTGCGCGGCAGCATGGACTCCATCGCCGCCATCGGAAAGCTCAAGGCCAAGGTCGAGATCACCGTCACGCGCAACGGGCTGCGCATCGAACTCATCGAGGACGAGCAGGGCGACACGTTCTTCGGCATGGCCTCGGCGGTCATGACCGAACAGGGGCACGTCGCCCTCCAGGCCATTGCCAGCGAGTTGACCGGTCTCGAGAACCCCGTCGTCATCGAGGGGCATACCGACGCCGCCCGCTACGCCAACACCGCCTACACCAACTGGGAACTGTCGGGCGATCGGGCCAACGCCGCGCGCCGGATCCTCGAGCAGTACGGGCTCGACCCGGCGCGCATCATCGAGGTCACGGGACACTCCGACAAGCAGCTCAAGTATCCCAACGACCCGCTCAATCCGTCCAATCGCCGCATCTCGATCCTCCTCCCCTTCCTCGATCCGCCGGATACGCCGTCGGTCGACCAGTTGAAGGAGCGCATCGAGAGCAACGCCACGAAGCCGTCCTGA
- the motA gene encoding flagellar motor stator protein MotA, translated as MFQIIGLVVVLGSVIAGYTMHHGKLGVLWQPTEFIIIGGAGLGSFIMANPPSVLKATMAASLALLKPNPFNKKSYGELLQVLYEVFQTARKDGLIALEAHIEEPEKSSIFTKYPGFSHHHHAVVFLCDTLKVLLTGAVEDHHLADILDLDLERMHEEEHQVPSAVTTVSDAMPGFGIVAAVLGVVITMGSIGGAASEIGEKVAAALVGTFLGILLSYGMIGPFAKAIEVRQRGEGQYMSCIRTALLSFARGDAPMTCVEFARRNIEPVDRPSFAELEALTRKKAA; from the coding sequence GTGTTCCAGATCATCGGTCTCGTCGTCGTCCTGGGCAGCGTCATCGCCGGCTACACCATGCACCATGGGAAGCTCGGCGTTTTGTGGCAACCCACGGAGTTCATCATCATCGGTGGCGCGGGGCTCGGCTCGTTCATCATGGCCAATCCGCCCAGCGTCCTGAAGGCGACGATGGCGGCGTCGCTCGCCCTCCTCAAGCCGAACCCCTTCAACAAGAAGTCGTACGGCGAGCTGCTGCAGGTGCTCTACGAGGTCTTCCAGACCGCGCGCAAGGACGGCCTCATCGCCCTCGAAGCGCATATCGAAGAGCCGGAGAAGAGCTCGATCTTCACCAAGTACCCGGGCTTCAGCCACCACCATCACGCCGTCGTCTTCCTCTGCGATACGCTCAAGGTGCTGCTCACGGGCGCGGTGGAGGATCACCATCTGGCCGACATCCTCGACCTCGACCTCGAGCGCATGCACGAGGAAGAGCACCAGGTACCGAGTGCGGTGACGACGGTCAGCGACGCCATGCCGGGCTTCGGCATCGTGGCCGCCGTGCTCGGCGTCGTGATCACGATGGGATCCATCGGTGGCGCCGCCTCGGAGATCGGTGAGAAGGTGGCGGCGGCGCTCGTCGGGACCTTCCTCGGCATCCTGCTCTCGTACGGGATGATCGGGCCGTTTGCCAAGGCCATCGAGGTCCGGCAGCGCGGCGAGGGACAGTACATGTCCTGCATCCGGACGGCGCTGCTGTCGTTCGCGCGCGGTGATGCGCCGATGACCTGCGTGGAGTTCGCACGCCGCAACATCGAACCGGTCGACCGTCCCAGCTTTGCCGAACTCGAGGCCTTGACGCGCAAGAAGGCAGCCTAA
- a CDS encoding carbon storage regulator codes for MLILSRRAGDAIVIEGGIRIVVLASDRRGVRLGIEAPPHVSIVREEILSQIADENRRANVGAEAAALVGGPAASLVGGPAAVLVGGPAAAQGGVAAKTE; via the coding sequence ATGCTCATCCTGTCGAGACGCGCCGGCGACGCCATTGTCATCGAAGGGGGGATCCGCATCGTGGTCCTCGCCTCCGACCGACGGGGTGTGCGCCTCGGCATCGAGGCTCCGCCGCACGTGAGCATCGTGCGCGAGGAGATCCTCTCGCAGATCGCGGACGAAAACCGGCGTGCCAACGTCGGGGCCGAGGCCGCCGCATTGGTTGGCGGCCCAGCCGCCTCGCTCGTCGGTGGCCCGGCCGCCGTGCTCGTCGGCGGCCCAGCCGCCGCCCAGGGCGGCGTCGCCGCCAAGACCGAGTAA
- the flgK gene encoding flagellar hook-associated protein FlgK — protein MPSIGSILSIARSAIASHQVAIQTVSQNIANAETEGYSRQRAELYTSYPQRFPFYTVGTGVEVKGVIRMRDELLDASFRREVGNRDGFNVRTDLLGEVEAIIGEPTDTGLANTLDQFWNSWNDLANNPSNATAQNVVRQRGQQVAYTFNTYATRIDDLANRTRTQLSGMVDEINTLSGQVASLNRQITSSEVTGQQSPDLRDARDRVADQLAKMAGVRVEMQSNGSMGIYLGSMMLVDSTNARQLDVRVSGATTSIGFTGDPDPALGVGGKAGQMMAFVNSDVPTIRGRLDSLARGLVNGVNDYHASGWTAAGDALGNANWVPANGPTGSRVNFFDAAFTTGGTIRLSAEVTANAAVIASGDVQNAPGNNTLALALGALRDDTGMAALQARMGANFATQIGFASGESYGDHYSYSVTNLGVQAADARNQYEVYDTLAMQSENRRSSVSGVSIDEELTLMLRHQQAYTAASRLVKAADEMAQTILNMI, from the coding sequence GTGCCCAGCATCGGGAGCATCCTCAGCATCGCCCGCTCGGCGATCGCCAGCCACCAGGTGGCGATCCAGACCGTGTCGCAGAACATCGCGAACGCGGAGACCGAGGGGTACTCGCGCCAGCGCGCGGAGCTCTACACCTCGTACCCGCAGCGCTTCCCGTTCTACACGGTCGGGACCGGGGTCGAGGTCAAGGGGGTCATCCGCATGCGCGACGAGCTGCTGGATGCGTCCTTCCGGCGTGAAGTCGGGAATCGCGACGGCTTCAACGTGCGCACCGACCTGCTCGGCGAAGTCGAGGCCATCATCGGCGAGCCCACCGATACCGGGCTCGCCAACACCCTCGACCAGTTCTGGAACTCGTGGAACGACCTGGCCAACAACCCGAGCAATGCCACGGCGCAGAACGTCGTGCGCCAGCGCGGGCAGCAGGTCGCCTACACGTTCAACACCTACGCCACGCGCATCGATGACCTCGCGAACCGCACCCGCACGCAGCTGTCGGGGATGGTCGACGAGATCAACACGCTCTCCGGCCAGGTGGCGTCGCTCAACCGCCAGATCACCTCGTCAGAAGTGACGGGCCAGCAGTCGCCCGACCTGCGCGACGCGCGCGATCGGGTGGCCGACCAGCTGGCGAAGATGGCGGGCGTGCGCGTGGAGATGCAGTCGAACGGGTCGATGGGGATCTACCTCGGCTCGATGATGCTCGTCGACTCCACGAACGCGCGGCAGCTCGATGTGCGCGTGTCCGGCGCGACGACCTCGATCGGCTTCACCGGCGATCCCGACCCGGCGCTCGGCGTCGGCGGGAAGGCCGGGCAGATGATGGCCTTCGTGAACAGCGACGTCCCCACCATCCGCGGGCGCCTCGACAGCCTGGCGCGCGGACTGGTGAACGGCGTCAACGACTACCATGCCTCGGGATGGACGGCCGCCGGTGATGCGTTAGGCAACGCCAACTGGGTCCCGGCCAACGGCCCCACCGGTTCGCGCGTCAACTTCTTCGACGCCGCGTTCACCACCGGCGGCACCATCCGGCTGTCGGCCGAGGTGACGGCGAACGCCGCCGTCATCGCGTCGGGCGACGTGCAGAACGCGCCGGGCAACAACACGCTGGCGCTCGCGCTTGGGGCCCTGCGCGATGACACGGGCATGGCGGCGCTGCAGGCGCGCATGGGGGCGAACTTCGCCACCCAGATCGGCTTCGCGAGCGGCGAGAGCTACGGCGATCACTACTCGTACAGCGTCACCAACCTGGGCGTGCAAGCCGCCGACGCGCGGAACCAGTACGAAGTCTACGACACCCTCGCCATGCAGTCGGAGAACCGGCGGTCGTCGGTGTCGGGCGTGTCGATCGATGAGGAGCTGACGCTGATGCTCCGGCACCAGCAGGCGTACACCGCAGCGTCGCGCCTGGTCAAGGCGGCGGACGAGATGGCGCAGACGATCCTCAACATGATCTGA
- the flgN gene encoding flagellar export chaperone FlgN, whose protein sequence is MVQIAPSQWPPLVNGLADALSSERRLIDELIQIMRQQREAVAADNLQGVDDSVFAVQRVLLTLGEARKRRRALNARLGQPEDIPLKDLLDAMGPYATDDLRASREALQGSARSLAREVSTNRQVLREALTSGEELVRTLAGVGPARAGYGGDSSGGGDGGRGSYIVNRRA, encoded by the coding sequence ATGGTGCAGATCGCTCCGTCCCAGTGGCCCCCGCTCGTGAACGGGCTGGCCGATGCGTTGTCGTCCGAGCGCCGCCTGATCGATGAACTCATCCAGATCATGCGACAGCAGCGCGAGGCCGTGGCCGCCGACAACCTGCAAGGGGTCGACGACTCCGTCTTCGCCGTGCAGCGCGTCCTCCTGACGCTGGGCGAGGCACGCAAGCGCCGCCGCGCCCTCAACGCGCGACTCGGGCAGCCCGAGGACATTCCGCTCAAGGACCTGCTCGACGCCATGGGGCCGTACGCCACCGACGACCTGCGGGCCTCGCGTGAGGCGTTGCAGGGATCAGCCCGTTCGCTGGCGCGTGAGGTCTCCACCAACCGACAGGTCCTGCGCGAGGCGTTGACCTCGGGCGAGGAGCTCGTGCGCACCCTCGCGGGCGTTGGCCCGGCGCGCGCCGGTTACGGCGGCGACTCGTCAGGCGGTGGTGACGGGGGACGCGGCTCCTACATCGTCAACCGGCGGGCCTAG
- a CDS encoding rod-binding protein — protein MPGVEERDARLREVVGQLQGVFVEQLFKAMRETVPTDGVTSGGAGEQMFAGMLDQHLANAVPSQWDRGLGESLLRQLRPQLALAGTTDEAGPTAAALQVPR, from the coding sequence GTGCCGGGGGTCGAGGAGCGCGATGCTCGCCTGCGCGAGGTCGTGGGCCAGCTCCAGGGTGTCTTCGTGGAACAGCTCTTCAAGGCCATGCGGGAGACCGTGCCGACCGACGGCGTCACCAGCGGCGGCGCCGGCGAGCAGATGTTCGCCGGCATGCTCGACCAGCACCTCGCCAACGCCGTGCCGTCCCAGTGGGATCGCGGCCTCGGCGAGTCGCTCCTGCGTCAGCTTCGCCCCCAACTCGCCCTTGCAGGCACCACCGACGAGGCCGGCCCCACCGCCGCCGCGTTGCAGGTGCCGCGATGA
- a CDS encoding flagellar basal body P-ring protein FlgI: MRRLLCLTLLAATGFSARAAFAQGVPIRDLVIDDQGVPLRLVGYGLVTGLSGTGDNTNSGRSAQQTVQSVANLLRRFDVIVPPELLRTRNVAAVLVTAEVSPYLRPGGRFEVQVASVGDARSLRGGVLWMTPLIAEVGGKPLATAQGQLYVDEQDAVRRRVGYSSASGRISAGGLLEVDLPRPQFAAASRLILREPDIGLAARIAAVVDSVVGQGTAKVEDPGAISIAAKDSGGGGPAAVLAKIRDLKVEVARVARIVIDQRQGTVVAGGDLTLGPGVVSIQGLTLSIGPAPADTAQQGSRSQVRVPTGATVQQLAAALSAVRTPPYQVAQIFEALKQVGAISAEVVAR, encoded by the coding sequence ATGCGACGCCTTCTTTGCCTGACCCTTCTCGCCGCCACGGGCTTCAGCGCCCGGGCGGCGTTCGCGCAGGGTGTCCCCATTCGCGACCTGGTCATCGACGACCAGGGCGTCCCCCTGCGCCTCGTCGGCTACGGCCTGGTCACCGGCTTGAGCGGCACGGGCGACAACACCAATAGCGGGCGCAGCGCCCAGCAGACGGTGCAGTCGGTCGCCAACCTGCTGCGGCGCTTTGACGTCATCGTTCCTCCCGAACTCCTCCGCACGCGCAACGTCGCCGCCGTCCTCGTCACCGCGGAAGTCTCGCCGTACCTGCGTCCCGGCGGACGGTTCGAGGTGCAGGTGGCCTCGGTAGGCGACGCGCGCTCGCTGCGTGGCGGGGTCCTGTGGATGACCCCCCTCATCGCGGAGGTCGGCGGCAAGCCACTGGCGACCGCGCAGGGGCAGCTCTACGTCGATGAACAGGACGCCGTGCGTCGCCGCGTCGGCTACAGTTCGGCCAGCGGACGCATCTCCGCCGGTGGCCTCCTCGAGGTCGACCTGCCGCGACCGCAGTTCGCGGCCGCGAGCCGGCTCATTCTGCGCGAACCCGACATCGGGCTCGCCGCACGCATCGCCGCCGTCGTCGACTCGGTCGTCGGACAGGGGACCGCCAAGGTCGAGGACCCGGGGGCCATCTCCATCGCCGCCAAGGACTCGGGCGGAGGGGGGCCGGCCGCCGTCCTCGCCAAGATTCGCGACCTCAAGGTCGAGGTGGCGCGCGTGGCCCGCATCGTCATCGACCAGCGCCAGGGAACGGTCGTCGCCGGAGGGGACCTCACCCTCGGCCCCGGCGTGGTCAGCATCCAGGGGCTCACGCTCTCGATCGGGCCCGCACCTGCCGATACTGCTCAGCAGGGATCACGCAGCCAGGTCCGGGTGCCAACCGGGGCCACGGTCCAGCAGTTGGCCGCCGCGCTCTCCGCCGTTCGAACGCCGCCCTACCAGGTGGCGCAGATCTTCGAGGCACTCAAGCAGGTTGGCGCCATTTCCGCAGAGGTAGTCGCGCGGTGA
- a CDS encoding flagellar basal body L-ring protein FlgH, whose translation MIHHCDVVATPRRVTVIPAVPAAEPSRMRRAFLGLLSGIGLLLTLVAASLGAQPARPARPTADSAKAAPVRNIAWTSNKRSFAVGDIIRVVVDEYALAQANKDNTNSASRRRQLDVGINPPQMGTGTGGLGAIDGSMEAGDGSTSQQRGNATRGTRYDAEIPVRVVAVTPDGLLQVKGTKLIDVDKNKQTLTLSGFVRPLDVNSRDAVGSDAIADMQLAYASKGSLGKPKSGIITRIVGLLWP comes from the coding sequence ATGATTCACCACTGCGACGTCGTCGCCACTCCGCGCCGGGTCACCGTGATCCCCGCCGTCCCCGCGGCCGAACCGTCGCGCATGCGGCGCGCCTTCCTCGGCCTGCTCTCCGGCATCGGGCTCCTGCTCACGCTCGTCGCTGCCTCGTTAGGGGCGCAACCGGCGCGACCGGCGCGGCCCACCGCCGACAGCGCCAAGGCGGCCCCGGTGCGCAACATCGCCTGGACCTCCAACAAGCGCAGCTTCGCCGTCGGCGACATCATCCGCGTCGTCGTCGACGAGTACGCCCTGGCCCAGGCCAACAAGGACAACACCAACTCCGCCTCGCGCCGTCGCCAGCTCGACGTCGGGATCAACCCGCCGCAGATGGGGACCGGCACCGGCGGACTCGGCGCGATCGACGGGTCGATGGAGGCAGGCGACGGCAGCACCTCCCAGCAGCGCGGCAACGCCACGCGCGGGACACGCTACGACGCCGAGATCCCGGTGCGCGTCGTCGCCGTCACCCCCGACGGCCTGCTGCAGGTCAAGGGGACGAAGCTCATCGACGTCGACAAGAACAAGCAGACGCTGACCCTGAGCGGCTTCGTCCGCCCGCTCGACGTCAACTCGCGCGACGCCGTCGGCTCCGATGCCATCGCCGACATGCAGCTGGCCTACGCATCGAAAGGATCACTCGGAAAGCCCAAGAGCGGGATCATCACCAGGATCGTCGGACTCCTGTGGCCGTGA